The following proteins come from a genomic window of Deinococcus sp. YIM 134068:
- the recO gene encoding DNA repair protein RecO — protein MRSRSTTRSGIVIRRRVTPAGDIIVTLLTPQGKVKAIARGGVRGPLASRLNLFHHVGAQVYQTPQADLATVQQAVLEGALPRLAEPERYAFAHLMAELADALFQEGEFSEQAFDLFAGALRGISHQPDPEWVALVMSHKLLGLAGFVLQTARCARCGAAHPEHPDPLGGQLLCGACASLSAYPPTSLDFLRNVVRRPVRASMEAPVPDDERPALWRALERFVTVQVGNVQSWRQLVPHASVVQAGVPSSGVRG, from the coding sequence ATGAGGTCGCGCAGCACGACCCGCAGCGGCATCGTGATCCGGCGGCGCGTGACGCCCGCTGGCGACATCATCGTCACGCTGCTCACGCCGCAGGGCAAGGTGAAGGCCATCGCGCGGGGCGGGGTGCGCGGGCCGCTCGCCAGCCGCCTGAACCTCTTCCACCACGTCGGCGCGCAGGTGTACCAGACGCCGCAGGCCGACCTCGCCACCGTGCAGCAGGCCGTACTGGAAGGGGCGCTGCCGAGGCTGGCCGAGCCGGAGCGGTACGCCTTCGCGCACCTGATGGCCGAACTCGCCGACGCGCTCTTTCAGGAGGGCGAGTTCAGCGAGCAGGCGTTCGACCTCTTCGCGGGGGCCTTGCGCGGCATCTCCCACCAGCCGGACCCGGAGTGGGTGGCCCTCGTGATGAGCCACAAGCTGCTGGGGCTGGCGGGGTTCGTCCTCCAGACCGCCCGCTGTGCCCGCTGCGGCGCGGCCCACCCCGAACACCCCGACCCCCTCGGCGGCCAACTCCTGTGCGGCGCGTGCGCGAGTCTGTCCGCCTACCCGCCCACGAGTCTGGACTTCCTGCGAAACGTCGTGCGCCGTCCCGTGCGCGCCAGCATGGAGGCCCCCGTCCCCGATGACGAGCGGCCCGCGCTGTGGCGGGCGCTGGAACGCTTCGTGACCGTGCAGGTGGGGAACGTGCAGAGCTGGCGGCAGTTGGTGCCCCATGCGTCGGTCGTTCAGGCCGGGGTGCCGTCCTCCGGGGTGCGCGGGTAA
- a CDS encoding MgtC/SapB family protein yields the protein MEGFWAELRLMEGLVAAFVLSGLIGWERERRNRSAGLRTHILVGVSAALFVVLADTLIVRFADDSSQVRFDLVGVLGAVVSGVSFLGAGAIFSDRRGEGAKGLTTAAGLLATAGVGVACGLHLYVLAAGSTALFLFTLGWLAPLVGEKGEKMVDEERAGEREAKEQRAGD from the coding sequence GTGGAAGGCTTCTGGGCGGAGCTGCGGCTGATGGAGGGCCTGGTCGCCGCGTTCGTGCTCAGTGGCCTCATCGGCTGGGAGCGCGAGCGGCGCAACCGCAGCGCGGGCCTGCGGACGCACATCCTCGTGGGCGTGAGCGCGGCCCTCTTCGTCGTGCTCGCCGACACCCTGATCGTGCGCTTCGCGGACGACTCCTCGCAGGTCCGCTTCGACCTCGTGGGCGTGCTCGGCGCGGTCGTCAGCGGCGTGAGCTTCCTCGGCGCGGGAGCTATCTTCTCCGACCGTCGGGGCGAGGGGGCGAAGGGCCTCACGACGGCGGCGGGCCTCCTCGCCACGGCGGGCGTCGGGGTGGCGTGTGGCCTGCATCTCTACGTGCTGGCGGCGGGGTCGACCGCCCTCTTCCTCTTCACCCTGGGCTGGCTCGCCCCCCTCGTCGGGGAGAAGGGGGAGAAAATGGTGGACGAGGAGCGCGCGGGCGAGCGGGAGGCGAAGGAGCAGCGGGCGGGGGACTGA
- a CDS encoding GntR family transcriptional regulator: MTSFERPTLVRDGVYGHLRQAVLDGEIAPGERLGEVELGERLGVSRTPIREALMRLTQDGLLVAEANKGVRVRTVSATEARETYVVREELDGLAAALAAGSHTPADAARLNAALSALNGVRGEDYREQTRLDLAFHQRVTLAAHNAALADLARGLALRVTLIKHQTRTYNAHPQTEAQHAAILAAILARDAEAAREAARVHVRTFAALVLHDLGEQP, translated from the coding sequence ATGACCTCCTTCGAGCGCCCCACCCTCGTGCGGGACGGCGTGTATGGGCACCTGAGACAGGCCGTGCTGGACGGCGAGATCGCGCCGGGGGAGCGGCTGGGGGAGGTCGAACTCGGGGAGCGGCTGGGGGTGAGCCGCACGCCGATCCGCGAGGCGCTGATGCGGCTGACGCAGGACGGGCTGCTGGTGGCGGAGGCGAACAAGGGCGTGCGCGTCCGCACCGTTTCCGCCACCGAGGCGCGGGAGACCTACGTGGTGCGCGAGGAGTTGGACGGCCTGGCCGCCGCCCTCGCCGCCGGGTCGCACACGCCCGCCGACGCCGCCCGCCTGAACGCCGCGCTCTCGGCCCTGAACGGGGTGCGGGGGGAGGACTACCGCGAGCAGACGCGGCTGGACCTCGCCTTTCATCAGAGGGTGACGCTCGCCGCACACAACGCCGCCCTCGCCGACCTCGCGCGCGGGCTGGCGCTGCGGGTCACGCTCATCAAGCACCAGACGCGCACATACAATGCCCACCCCCAGACGGAGGCGCAGCACGCCGCCATCCTCGCCGCCATCCTCGCCCGCGACGCGGAGGCCGCCAGAGAAGCCGCCCGAGTCCACGTCCGTACCTTCGCCGCCCTCGTCCTGCACGACCTCGGAGAGCAACCATGA
- a CDS encoding proline dehydrogenase family protein: MIDQMYRKAVLTVSGQKPVEALVRSRGSNLARRFVAGEDVGSAIAAVRELAGDGILGNLDLLGEFVTSPETANEFAGNVLRLLDAAHAAGQKPYVSVKLSSVGQGMTVQGGEGNGQDLGLTSARRIVGRAREYGGFVCLDMEDHPRVDVTLAQFRTLVGEFGREHVGTVLQSYLYRSEADRDGLDDLRPNLRIVKGAYLEPETVAMPNKADVDAAYRRLVFAHMKAGNYVNVATHDEGIIGDVEHFALAHGIARDAFEFQMLYGIRRDLQRDLAARGYRVRAYIPYGYDWYPYFSRRIAERPANVMFVLRGMLRG, encoded by the coding sequence ATGATCGACCAGATGTACCGCAAGGCCGTCCTTACCGTCTCGGGGCAGAAGCCCGTGGAGGCCCTCGTCCGTTCGCGCGGCTCCAACCTGGCGCGGCGCTTCGTGGCGGGCGAGGACGTAGGCAGCGCCATCGCCGCCGTCAGGGAGCTGGCAGGTGACGGCATCCTCGGCAACCTCGACCTCCTCGGCGAGTTCGTCACGTCGCCCGAGACGGCGAACGAGTTCGCGGGGAACGTGCTGAGGCTGCTGGACGCCGCGCACGCCGCCGGGCAGAAGCCCTACGTCAGCGTGAAGCTCTCCAGCGTCGGGCAGGGGATGACGGTGCAGGGTGGTGAGGGGAACGGTCAGGACCTCGGCCTCACGAGCGCGCGGCGCATCGTCGGGAGGGCGCGGGAGTACGGCGGCTTCGTGTGCCTGGACATGGAGGACCACCCCCGCGTGGACGTGACGCTGGCGCAGTTCCGCACCCTGGTGGGCGAGTTCGGGCGCGAGCATGTCGGCACCGTTCTCCAGAGCTACCTCTACCGCTCGGAGGCCGACCGGGACGGGCTGGACGACCTGCGGCCCAACCTCCGCATCGTGAAGGGCGCGTACCTCGAACCCGAGACGGTCGCCATGCCGAACAAGGCGGACGTGGACGCGGCGTACCGTCGGCTGGTGTTCGCGCATATGAAGGCGGGCAACTATGTCAACGTCGCCACCCACGACGAGGGCATCATCGGGGACGTGGAGCATTTCGCGCTCGCGCACGGCATTGCGCGCGACGCCTTCGAGTTCCAGATGCTGTACGGCATCCGGCGCGACCTCCAGCGCGACCTCGCCGCGCGGGGCTACCGGGTGCGGGCGTACATCCCCTACGGCTACGACTGGTATCCGTACTTCTCCCGCCGCATCGCCGAGCGCCCCGCCAACGTGATGTTCGTGCTGCGCGGGATGCTGAGGGGCTGA